The proteins below are encoded in one region of Macaca nemestrina isolate mMacNem1 chromosome 10, mMacNem.hap1, whole genome shotgun sequence:
- the LOC105490536 gene encoding LOW QUALITY PROTEIN: uncharacterized protein (The sequence of the model RefSeq protein was modified relative to this genomic sequence to represent the inferred CDS: deleted 2 bases in 1 codon; substituted 1 base at 1 genomic stop codon) — protein MCQDHTESGALTFLPPDDAQAGKAPRPQQSWPGGSKRRGGGWGRAGALEEQVRRGLSAQGHPRTQTYSRPRSPRPHCSCGKGKHGALPQGQCSTWLQLTTVTIPCCHHCSHCPGGQPGPQLHCTWTVWPWAVLSSASRACGEGHRRSTCQARLXCTGLPPLQGCLPRLVPGRPCPHLRGQDNGKWDSEGRERTESLEALSPRPVPRETSEEGPGSGWFQSPHSDGKADPG, from the exons ATGTGCCAGGATCACACAGAGTCTGGGGCCCTCACTTTCCTCCCACCAGatgatgcccaggctgggaaGGCACCGAGACCGCAGCAGAGTTGGCCA GGGGGCAGTAAGAGgaggggaggtgggtggggcagggctggggcacTGGAGGAGCAGGTTAGGCGGGGCCTGTCAGCCCAGGGGCACCCCAGGACTCAAACCTACAGCCGACCCCGCTCTCCTAGGCCTCACTGCAGCTGTGGGAAGGGGAAGCATGGAGCCCTCCCTCAAGGTCAGTGCAGCACCTGGCTTCAGCTCACGACAGTGACCATTCCCTGCTGCCACCATTGCAGTCACTGCCCTGGTGGGCAGCCTGGGCCCCAGCTCCACTGCACATGGACGGTGTGGCCTTGGGCAGTGCTGAGCTCGGCCTCACGGGCCTGTGGGGAAGGTCACAGGAGGTCCACGTGCCAGGCCCGGCTTTAATGCACAGGGTTACCACCACTGCAAGGTTGCCTGCCCCGTCTTGTACCCGGCCGTCCATGCCCTCATCTCAGGGGGCAGGACAATGGCAAGTGGGACtcagaggggagagagaggacagAGTCCCTTGAAGCCCTATCCCCAAGACCAGTGCCAAGAGAGACCTCAGAGGAGGGACCTGGGAGTGGCTGGTTCCAGTCCCCACACTCCGATGGGAAAGCTGACCCTGGGTGA